A window of the Desulforapulum autotrophicum HRM2 genome harbors these coding sequences:
- a CDS encoding UDP-N-acetylglucosamine 2-epimerase: protein MKKYLLYVSNLYAFAIVRPLQAEILKQKGIVAWFLADKKFGSWLKKEEQLLETVAAVMAFEPDVVFVASNVVPDFFPGIKVQLFHGFNAQKRDASQGHFNIRGFFDLYCTQGPSTTVPFKALEKKYGHFKVVETGWTKVDPLFDEGDEYLSSRLAPDPRPVVLFTSTFTPALSAAHRVYDTIAAMMHQKKWRWIITLHPKMDRAVTLKFKQLCHACQSQFYGGDNVIPLLKQADVMLSDTSSIISEFILQKKPVVTFCNRMPGDHLINVTFDEDIEQAIEHALTRPASLMSAIDRYIADLHPYDDGRSSARVLAAVDDFLKNEKGKLRRKPLNLVRRIKMRLKYRYYRY, encoded by the coding sequence GTGAAAAAGTATCTTCTTTATGTTTCCAATCTATACGCCTTTGCCATTGTCCGGCCTTTGCAGGCAGAAATCCTTAAACAAAAGGGGATTGTTGCATGGTTTCTGGCAGATAAGAAATTTGGTTCCTGGCTTAAAAAAGAAGAACAGCTGCTGGAAACAGTCGCCGCGGTCATGGCATTTGAGCCTGATGTGGTCTTTGTGGCAAGCAATGTGGTTCCTGACTTTTTTCCCGGCATCAAGGTGCAGCTTTTCCATGGATTTAACGCCCAGAAACGGGATGCATCCCAGGGCCATTTTAATATCAGAGGCTTTTTTGACCTCTATTGCACCCAGGGGCCTTCGACCACAGTGCCGTTTAAGGCCTTGGAAAAAAAATATGGCCATTTTAAGGTTGTTGAGACCGGCTGGACCAAGGTGGATCCCTTGTTTGACGAAGGGGATGAATATTTATCTTCGCGCCTGGCGCCGGACCCTCGACCGGTGGTGCTGTTTACCTCCACATTTACTCCGGCCCTGAGTGCGGCCCACAGGGTTTATGATACAATAGCCGCAATGATGCATCAAAAAAAATGGCGATGGATCATCACCTTGCATCCCAAGATGGACAGGGCCGTGACCTTGAAATTCAAACAGCTCTGTCACGCCTGTCAGTCCCAATTTTATGGGGGAGACAATGTTATTCCTCTGCTCAAGCAGGCGGATGTCATGCTGTCAGATACCTCTTCAATTATTTCTGAATTTATCCTCCAGAAGAAACCGGTGGTGACTTTTTGCAATCGTATGCCCGGGGATCATCTTATCAATGTCACCTTTGACGAGGATATTGAGCAGGCCATCGAACATGCCCTGACCCGGCCAGCCTCCCTGATGTCCGCAATTGATCGCTACATTGCCGACCTTCATCCCTATGATGATGGTCGTTCCAGCGCCAGGGTGCTTGCGGCTGTGGATGATTTTTTGAAAAATGAGAAGGGGAAACTGCGGCGTAAACCCCTTAATCTGGTCCGCCGCATTAAAATGAGATTAAAATATCGGTATTACCGTTATTAG
- a CDS encoding CDP-glycerol glycerophosphotransferase family protein, translating into MKLLFDVQELYYLAQYLPVFKELERHKICCEFVIYKNPKFDHLLEKAVKDDDLPVRWVSDRHDALAYYLTQKADWVVFGNSFFDVDTLHTVSKSAQMGHAIGIKSSYYTKSKTQMTVRFMEGPRRLDIIRKMYPRGNFVLTGFAKLDPLYNRTIPPLDLLSMGLDPTRKTILYAPTFYPSSIDSFPDAWPREFGGYNLIVKPHYFSMTKDKYRSQRRKFEQWAGFKNVYLAGIDEHSLLPFMVSSDLLISEASSSIFEFAALDKPIVWCDFLNLRWSYRGPLRFRFTRRMDQDILKFSDIGAHAANYSQLKTVVADQLNHPGMFGEKRRKYSELFVGPSDGGSAVRVVAYLLAHG; encoded by the coding sequence ATGAAACTTCTATTCGATGTTCAGGAGCTTTACTATCTGGCACAGTATCTCCCAGTTTTCAAAGAGCTTGAGCGGCACAAGATCTGCTGTGAATTTGTTATTTATAAAAATCCCAAATTTGACCATCTTTTGGAAAAGGCCGTCAAGGACGATGACCTTCCTGTGCGATGGGTCAGTGACAGGCATGATGCGCTGGCATATTATCTGACCCAGAAGGCAGACTGGGTGGTTTTTGGGAATAGTTTTTTTGATGTTGATACCCTGCACACGGTTTCAAAGAGTGCCCAGATGGGACACGCCATCGGCATAAAAAGCAGTTATTACACCAAATCCAAAACCCAGATGACAGTAAGATTCATGGAAGGTCCAAGGCGACTTGATATTATACGTAAAATGTATCCCCGGGGTAATTTCGTTCTCACCGGGTTTGCCAAACTTGACCCCCTCTACAACCGGACCATTCCGCCCTTGGATCTTTTGTCCATGGGGCTTGACCCGACCCGGAAAACCATTCTTTATGCCCCCACATTTTATCCAAGTTCTATTGACTCTTTTCCTGACGCCTGGCCCCGGGAGTTTGGCGGCTACAACCTGATTGTCAAACCCCACTATTTTTCCATGACAAAGGATAAATACCGGTCCCAGCGCAGGAAATTTGAACAATGGGCCGGTTTCAAAAATGTTTATCTTGCCGGTATTGATGAGCATTCCCTTTTACCGTTCATGGTGTCAAGTGATCTGCTCATCAGTGAGGCGTCTTCATCTATTTTTGAATTTGCAGCCCTGGATAAGCCCATTGTGTGGTGTGATTTTCTTAACCTCAGATGGTCCTATCGAGGGCCGTTAAGATTTCGTTTTACCCGCCGCATGGACCAGGATATCCTTAAATTTTCCGATATCGGTGCCCATGCCGCAAATTATAGCCAGTTAAAAACAGTGGTGGCTGATCAACTGAATCACCCCGGCATGTTTGGAGAAAAACGTCGGAAATACAGCGAGTTGTTTGTGGGACCTTCGGACGGAGGGTCGGCCGTTAGGGTGGTTGCGTATCTTCTGGCCCATGGTTGA
- a CDS encoding putative tarF (CDP-glycerol glycerophosphotransferase family protein) — MKKKSVGFLFLGPISHIYHSISIAFHLSNYPDFDVTLFVSSELNLKLVNTISKSYKYHQCEIEYLYPSILHKALRLFKKRAHPRVRNVLQNNKNKLINFDALVLTDRHFINGGRKKPFYFLTGHGAGDRARGFTDTMKKFDFIFVSGKEKWQRMAKLNYISEERGCIIGYPKFEIVSLKKKNGTLFKNNNPIVLYNPHFNKNETSWYLWGEQILNFFLNNKNYNLIFAPHLILFSKETEPIDTKYYHSKNIHIDINSHALVDMTYTIAADIYLGDVSSQVYEFVGYKKRPCIFLNPHHAEWQDNSSFRMWKMGDVIDTMDNFEQALLKSETTHPLFYHIQKELIENTFSTTEQSAGKRGADAIVAFFEKNRTDCRSALCDNSLAR; from the coding sequence ATGAAGAAAAAAAGCGTGGGATTTTTATTTCTGGGGCCTATCTCACATATTTATCATTCAATATCCATTGCGTTTCATCTTTCCAACTACCCAGACTTTGACGTAACTCTTTTTGTTTCGTCTGAACTAAACCTGAAGCTTGTCAACACTATTTCAAAATCATACAAATACCATCAATGTGAAATCGAATATCTTTACCCATCTATACTTCATAAGGCTCTAAGGTTATTTAAAAAAAGAGCGCATCCACGGGTTCGAAATGTCCTTCAAAATAACAAAAACAAGCTGATTAATTTTGATGCTTTGGTTTTAACGGATCGTCATTTTATTAATGGTGGCAGGAAAAAACCCTTTTACTTTCTAACCGGCCATGGTGCAGGTGATAGAGCCAGAGGGTTTACAGATACCATGAAAAAATTTGATTTTATTTTTGTATCTGGAAAGGAAAAATGGCAACGAATGGCTAAACTTAACTATATCTCAGAAGAAAGAGGATGCATCATTGGATATCCAAAGTTTGAGATTGTATCATTAAAAAAAAAAAACGGCACACTATTCAAGAATAACAATCCTATTGTGTTATATAATCCTCACTTTAACAAAAATGAAACATCATGGTATCTTTGGGGTGAGCAAATATTAAATTTTTTTCTAAACAATAAAAATTACAATCTTATATTTGCTCCACATTTAATTTTGTTCAGTAAAGAAACAGAGCCTATTGATACTAAATATTATCATTCTAAAAATATTCACATCGATATAAACAGTCACGCATTAGTAGATATGACCTATACGATAGCTGCGGATATCTATCTTGGTGATGTAAGCAGCCAGGTTTATGAGTTTGTTGGTTATAAAAAAAGGCCATGTATTTTCTTGAATCCACATCATGCTGAGTGGCAGGACAACAGTTCCTTCAGAATGTGGAAAATGGGTGATGTGATTGATACTATGGATAATTTCGAACAAGCTTTACTAAAATCCGAAACAACACATCCATTATTTTATCATATTCAAAAAGAACTGATTGAAAATACATTTTCAACCACGGAACAATCCGCTGGGAAAAGAGGGGCAGATGCAATTGTTGCTTTTTTTGAAAAGAACAGAACTGATTGTCGCTCTGCATTGTGCGATAATTCCCTTGCCCGGTGA
- a CDS encoding radical SAM/SPASM domain-containing protein gives MPRQYFIPEHTPNPLTRLKYLVVDKKRPQPKAPRAIQIQTISGCNGNCIFCPNKKTKLEIPYGKKMDVDLFKGIIDQCVTMNVRRISPYLMNEPLMDEDLPQRVHYISKKKKRRQYTKINSNGALLTQAMAEGLMDAGLNRLHISVQGIDPANYAHLMKLNFDQVIKNVEAAVKIKEKGNYATQIRVVMLDTNEIHPRLDEIRAFWKERGLQINVNQMENRGTHKQIQTGKISANKLNAFRWCDRLFRQAYVLYDGRMVQCCSDWEQTKILGDLSKDSLQTVWNGPDYMDYRQKFIDGDLKGSICNGCMKDPKKK, from the coding sequence ATGCCAAGACAATACTTTATTCCAGAACACACGCCCAACCCTTTGACCCGGTTAAAATACCTGGTGGTGGATAAAAAACGCCCCCAACCCAAGGCCCCCCGGGCAATTCAGATTCAAACCATATCGGGATGCAACGGGAACTGCATTTTCTGTCCCAACAAAAAAACAAAATTAGAGATCCCCTATGGCAAAAAAATGGATGTAGACCTTTTCAAGGGGATCATCGACCAGTGTGTCACCATGAATGTGCGAAGGATCTCTCCCTATCTGATGAATGAGCCCCTGATGGATGAGGATCTGCCCCAACGTGTTCACTACATCTCAAAAAAGAAAAAACGCAGGCAATACACCAAAATAAACAGTAACGGTGCCCTGCTGACCCAGGCCATGGCAGAGGGATTAATGGATGCAGGCCTTAACAGACTCCACATTTCAGTCCAGGGAATTGATCCTGCAAATTACGCCCATCTCATGAAACTCAACTTTGATCAGGTCATTAAAAATGTGGAAGCCGCTGTCAAAATAAAAGAAAAGGGCAATTACGCAACCCAGATCAGGGTAGTCATGCTTGACACGAACGAAATCCACCCCCGGCTGGATGAAATAAGGGCCTTCTGGAAGGAACGGGGCCTTCAGATCAATGTCAACCAGATGGAAAACAGGGGCACCCATAAACAAATCCAGACCGGAAAAATATCAGCAAATAAGCTCAATGCCTTTCGTTGGTGTGACAGATTATTCCGACAGGCTTATGTGCTCTACGACGGCCGCATGGTCCAATGCTGTTCAGACTGGGAGCAGACAAAGATACTGGGGGATTTATCCAAGGATTCCCTGCAAACAGTCTGGAACGGGCCCGATTACATGGATTACCGGCAAAAGTTTATTGATGGAGACCTCAAGGGTTCCATTTGCAACGGGTGCATGAAAGATCCAAAAAAGAAATAG
- a CDS encoding lipopolysaccharide kinase InaA family protein, producing MNPSRILTANYNGFCIGATVALGKTSTDLLVSTLGLDPKKQTRNLEGRTSVKIITLEETGPIAVKTYCRGGLISRLNRGHYVKWGKTRPQKEMEFLIYGQNAGVKTPDPLAYITRGALFYRAWLVTRAILPHKTFATLCLSSPQQAVALMPKISRNISKLVDAGIFHVDLHPGNILISPEQEIHVVDFDKAVFYTGNRKKLIEKYQKRWSRAAIKYCFPSSICPLGLE from the coding sequence ATGAACCCAAGCCGTATTCTTACAGCCAATTACAATGGATTTTGCATTGGCGCCACGGTTGCCCTGGGAAAAACAAGCACGGATCTGCTGGTGAGCACCCTGGGCCTTGACCCCAAAAAACAGACCCGCAACCTGGAAGGGCGAACTTCAGTAAAAATAATCACCCTTGAAGAGACCGGTCCCATTGCAGTTAAGACCTATTGCCGGGGTGGCTTGATTTCCAGATTAAACCGAGGGCACTATGTGAAATGGGGTAAAACCAGACCCCAGAAGGAGATGGAATTTCTTATTTATGGGCAAAATGCCGGGGTAAAGACCCCCGACCCCCTGGCCTATATAACCCGGGGTGCCCTGTTCTACCGGGCATGGCTTGTCACCCGAGCCATACTGCCCCATAAGACCTTTGCAACCCTTTGCCTGTCCAGTCCCCAGCAAGCCGTGGCACTCATGCCAAAGATATCCCGGAACATATCAAAACTTGTGGATGCCGGGATCTTCCATGTGGATCTTCACCCGGGAAACATCCTGATTTCCCCTGAACAAGAAATCCATGTTGTCGATTTTGACAAGGCCGTTTTTTATACAGGCAACCGGAAAAAATTAATAGAAAAATATCAAAAAAGATGGTCCCGGGCGGCCATAAAGTATTGTTTTCCAAGTTCCATCTGCCCCCTTGGGCTTGAATGA
- a CDS encoding adenylyltransferase/cytidyltransferase family protein, translating into MIEQRKKIIVYTVGVWDMFHIGHLKLLKAAKALGDLLIVGVNTDALVKEYKGHYPLLCWEDRAAVVEACRFVDMVIPAVSLEKDKLLEEIDADILVHGNDKKILGHDYMIRNNRRVVYLPYTEGRSSSTLRKTLKRYYEEQIRMESGRA; encoded by the coding sequence ATGATTGAGCAGAGAAAAAAAATTATTGTCTATACCGTAGGTGTCTGGGATATGTTTCATATTGGTCATCTTAAACTCTTAAAGGCGGCCAAGGCCTTGGGTGATCTCCTCATTGTCGGTGTCAACACCGACGCGCTTGTCAAGGAGTACAAGGGACACTATCCCCTTTTGTGCTGGGAGGACAGGGCGGCAGTGGTGGAGGCCTGTCGGTTTGTGGATATGGTGATTCCCGCCGTTTCCCTTGAAAAGGATAAACTTCTTGAAGAGATTGATGCCGATATCCTGGTCCACGGTAATGATAAGAAAATCCTGGGCCATGATTACATGATTCGAAACAATCGACGGGTGGTTTACCTTCCCTACACCGAGGGCAGGAGTTCCAGCACCCTGAGAAAGACCCTCAAGCGGTACTATGAGGAGCAGATACGGATGGAATCAGGCAGGGCATGA
- a CDS encoding glycosyltransferase family 4 protein, producing MKILHLASHWGLIRGGAVQLSRMAREQHLRGNEVCVVFPDRLLKNPWLRKRDIDSWIPLAKSGVRVKRLRYRSFNGVQRLGLFLEQEKFDLIHVHRNEAMIAATKALEFKDLSTPVVVQRGTISIPGKPHLLKALTAPNVKAHVVVAEAVKKILITTLGHAKEPIIHTVYGSVEVDRFTHRPPDTNILLRMGIPPGARIIGSLSSFRKAKRLDLIIHALAKIMEQDKRLFGLFLGDNLHREIIPLAKSKGIYEKCFFAGFQQDIRPWLSVMDVTVMAANAQEGLSGVLRESLAMEIPAISTRCAGNEEIIKHGETGLLIPVDDQSALINAMLWALDNPEKMRTMAQKGRQWVVDHCSAKAQADQLTRIYASIQTNIQER from the coding sequence ATGAAGATACTACACTTGGCTTCCCACTGGGGTTTAATCCGGGGAGGGGCAGTCCAATTGTCCCGCATGGCCAGGGAACAACACCTCCGGGGCAATGAGGTCTGCGTGGTCTTTCCCGACCGGTTGCTGAAAAATCCATGGCTCAGAAAAAGGGATATCGACTCCTGGATTCCACTTGCAAAAAGCGGTGTCAGGGTAAAGCGGCTCAGATATAGATCCTTTAACGGGGTGCAACGACTGGGCCTGTTCCTGGAACAGGAAAAGTTTGATCTAATCCATGTCCACCGTAACGAGGCCATGATTGCAGCTACAAAAGCCCTTGAATTTAAAGATCTTTCCACTCCGGTGGTTGTTCAACGGGGTACCATAAGCATCCCGGGAAAACCCCATTTATTGAAAGCCTTGACCGCTCCCAACGTCAAAGCCCATGTGGTAGTTGCCGAGGCAGTAAAAAAGATCCTGATCACCACCCTGGGCCATGCAAAAGAGCCCATAATTCACACGGTTTACGGCAGCGTGGAGGTGGACCGTTTCACACATCGTCCACCGGACACGAACATTCTCTTGCGCATGGGTATTCCCCCTGGGGCAAGGATCATCGGCAGTCTCTCTTCTTTTCGAAAGGCCAAGCGGCTGGATCTGATCATCCATGCGCTGGCCAAGATCATGGAACAGGACAAACGGCTGTTCGGACTCTTTCTTGGGGATAACCTGCACCGTGAAATAATTCCCCTGGCCAAGTCAAAGGGAATATATGAGAAATGTTTCTTTGCAGGATTTCAACAGGACATCCGGCCTTGGCTCTCAGTAATGGATGTAACAGTCATGGCGGCCAACGCCCAGGAAGGGTTGTCCGGCGTGCTCAGGGAATCCTTGGCCATGGAAATCCCTGCCATTTCCACCCGATGTGCCGGAAACGAAGAGATCATTAAACATGGAGAAACAGGTTTGCTCATTCCCGTGGATGATCAATCGGCCCTGATAAACGCCATGCTCTGGGCCCTGGACAATCCCGAAAAGATGAGAACAATGGCCCAAAAAGGCCGTCAATGGGTGGTTGACCACTGCTCGGCAAAGGCCCAGGCAGATCAGCTCACCAGAATATATGCAAGCATCCAGACAAATATACAGGAACGATAA
- a CDS encoding O-antigen ligase family protein, producing MKDKKYQNLKTLEFLGLFVLFFCIPFFKVGKTVGVFMLIFGAFGHILIQRKNTFSKPNLLEFFLLGLLITGFISTVLNWPFHKGFNGFKDTFQFVLIFWVIYRKTFTLKQLELLFWAIVIGSIIGLTVGYIRWQSGDKAYFILKNMSLANTSIIIGIISSSLIGKIIQEKDGFLNKDKIISSLALIFLLFCLFMGGNRSGIIGFCAFLVTLPFFRSINKKAIAFAIVIVCISSVILWDLKSYSNRITHLLEIRLNVFNYESMTPNDQFRFDYWRVSYAQFIQKNKKMFGIGPRNYGSIDVNNLKFDPPLKNIAKLQSPNHSHNWLLTKLIEEGIFGLFFILGFWVSVLWILLKYRKYEKNYHWSIVSCLGAIIIPAIAGLFYSPFRREVAWVSMMYIGLALSFIRNTECKDT from the coding sequence ATGAAAGATAAAAAATATCAAAACTTAAAAACCCTGGAATTCTTAGGTCTCTTTGTTTTATTCTTCTGTATCCCTTTTTTTAAGGTTGGAAAAACTGTAGGTGTCTTCATGCTAATATTCGGAGCTTTTGGACACATATTAATTCAGAGAAAAAATACATTTAGTAAGCCGAACCTGCTTGAGTTTTTTTTATTAGGTCTCCTGATTACAGGTTTTATTAGTACCGTGTTAAACTGGCCTTTCCACAAAGGATTTAATGGTTTTAAGGATACGTTTCAGTTTGTTCTCATCTTTTGGGTGATTTATCGAAAGACCTTTACTTTAAAACAATTAGAACTTTTATTCTGGGCGATTGTAATTGGTTCTATAATTGGTCTAACCGTGGGTTACATTAGATGGCAATCAGGTGACAAAGCCTATTTTATCCTAAAAAACATGAGTCTTGCTAATACATCAATCATCATTGGTATTATTTCAAGTTCATTAATCGGAAAAATCATACAAGAAAAAGACGGCTTTTTAAACAAAGACAAGATCATATCATCTTTAGCTTTAATATTTTTATTGTTTTGTCTCTTCATGGGTGGAAACAGATCTGGAATAATTGGGTTTTGTGCATTCCTTGTTACTCTGCCTTTCTTTCGAAGCATTAACAAAAAAGCAATTGCTTTTGCTATTGTAATTGTCTGCATTTCTTCAGTGATTCTCTGGGATTTGAAATCATACTCAAATAGAATTACACATCTTTTGGAAATAAGGTTAAATGTCTTTAATTATGAAAGCATGACTCCCAACGATCAATTTCGCTTTGATTACTGGAGAGTATCATATGCTCAGTTTATACAAAAAAATAAAAAAATGTTTGGAATAGGACCAAGGAATTATGGATCTATTGATGTAAATAATCTAAAATTTGATCCTCCTTTAAAAAATATAGCAAAACTTCAAAGCCCGAATCATTCCCACAACTGGCTATTGACTAAATTAATCGAAGAGGGAATCTTTGGTCTTTTTTTCATATTGGGTTTCTGGGTTTCTGTGTTATGGATTCTGTTAAAATACAGGAAATATGAAAAAAATTATCACTGGTCTATTGTGTCATGTCTTGGTGCTATTATTATTCCAGCCATAGCTGGGCTTTTTTATTCACCCTTTCGGAGGGAAGTGGCTTGGGTTTCCATGATGTACATTGGATTAGCTCTTTCTTTTATTAGAAATACCGAATGTAAAGATACATAA